A single window of Rhizobium sp. CCGE531 DNA harbors:
- the alr gene encoding alanine racemase — protein sequence MDGGIVDSRAPKLAIDNAACGYLTIDLAALCRNYDKLSAIVAPARSAAVVKADSYGLGASQVSKALYGRGCRHFFVAHFIEALRLRPQLPGDARIFVLNGLLPGNEAPCADGGIVPLINSLDQLRQWAEIARTLQRRLPAVLQFDTGMSRLGIPPEDRAAVAAHLQTSDDLDILFVMSHLASADEADNRQNTDQLAEMRRVAAEFPSYDISFANSGGIFLGGNFHGVLARPGIALYGGAPTSGVANPMEAVVRLDVAVVQTRTVPEGARVGYGGVYVTKTQTRLATIAAGYADGLPRSLSDRGAVYYNGARLPIVGRVSMDSATIDISALPEDALSFGSMVEVLGDHQTLEDLARDAGLISYEILTSLGHRFHRQYR from the coding sequence ATGGACGGCGGCATAGTGGATTCCCGGGCGCCAAAATTGGCGATCGACAACGCGGCTTGTGGTTATCTGACGATCGATCTGGCGGCGCTATGCCGGAACTACGACAAGCTATCCGCGATCGTTGCCCCGGCGCGCTCAGCCGCTGTCGTGAAGGCCGATTCCTATGGGCTCGGCGCAAGCCAGGTCTCCAAGGCGCTTTATGGGCGTGGCTGCCGGCATTTTTTCGTCGCCCACTTCATCGAAGCGCTGCGGCTGCGTCCGCAGTTGCCCGGCGATGCCAGAATCTTCGTGCTGAATGGCCTGTTGCCGGGCAACGAGGCGCCTTGTGCCGATGGCGGCATCGTGCCCCTGATCAATTCGCTCGATCAGCTGCGGCAATGGGCTGAGATCGCGCGTACCCTCCAGCGGAGGCTGCCGGCGGTTCTGCAATTCGATACCGGCATGTCGCGGCTTGGCATACCGCCGGAAGACAGAGCCGCCGTCGCGGCCCACCTGCAGACATCTGATGATCTCGACATCCTGTTCGTCATGAGCCATCTCGCCTCCGCCGACGAAGCCGACAACCGGCAAAATACCGACCAACTCGCCGAAATGCGCCGCGTCGCAGCCGAATTCCCGAGCTACGATATCTCTTTCGCGAATTCCGGCGGCATCTTCCTCGGCGGCAATTTTCACGGTGTTCTGGCGCGGCCGGGCATCGCCCTTTACGGCGGCGCGCCGACGAGCGGTGTCGCCAACCCTATGGAAGCCGTCGTCCGGCTCGATGTCGCCGTGGTGCAGACCCGAACCGTTCCGGAAGGCGCGCGCGTCGGCTATGGCGGCGTGTACGTGACGAAGACCCAAACCCGGCTTGCGACGATTGCCGCCGGCTATGCCGATGGGCTGCCGCGCAGCCTCAGCGACCGTGGCGCGGTTTATTATAACGGCGCGCGTCTGCCGATCGTCGGCCGCGTGTCGATGGACAGCGCGACAATCGATATCAGCGCTCTGCCCGAAGACGCGCTCTCTTTCGGAAGCATGGTGGAGGTTCTCGGAGATCACCAGACCTTGGAGGACCTTGCGCGGGATGCCGGCTTGATTTCCTATGAGATCCTGACCAGTCTCGGCCACCGCTTCCACCGTCAATACCGCTGA
- a CDS encoding Lrp/AsnC family transcriptional regulator has translation MPALDAIDRNILRLLRLNARVSNAWLAGEVGLSPSACLRRIKLMEQAGVIRGYTALVDTSQAEATIAVIINITLERQTEDHLDRFEAAVRKHPEIKECFLMTGGSDYLLRVEVANPGDFERIHKDILSTMPGVLRIHSSFSIRNVLATRPKNPR, from the coding sequence ATGCCCGCCCTCGATGCCATCGATCGCAATATTCTTCGCCTGCTTCGGCTCAATGCCCGCGTCAGTAATGCGTGGCTGGCGGGAGAGGTGGGATTGTCGCCGTCGGCCTGCCTGCGGCGTATCAAATTGATGGAGCAGGCCGGCGTCATCAGGGGCTATACGGCGCTGGTGGATACTTCCCAGGCGGAAGCGACGATCGCCGTCATCATCAATATTACGCTCGAGCGGCAGACGGAGGATCATCTCGATCGTTTCGAAGCCGCGGTGCGCAAGCATCCTGAAATCAAGGAGTGCTTCCTGATGACGGGCGGGTCCGATTATCTCCTGCGCGTCGAGGTCGCCAATCCCGGCGATTTCGAGCGCATCCACAAGGATATTCTTTCGACCATGCCGGGGGTGCTGCGGATCCATTCGAGCTTCTCGATCCGCAACGTGCTTGCGACGCGGCCGAAAAATCCGCGCTGA